The Candidatus Rokuibacteriota bacterium genome contains the following window.
CCTTCCCGAACTGCCTGACCACGCCCTGCTCGCCGGGGCCGACGATGTAGAAGCCTGACCCCAGCCAGATGGCGAGGATGACGATGACCACGGCGAGGATGTGCTTCCGTGAAAATTGAGGGAGCCGTGGGAGGCGCGAGCCGAGATCCTCCCAATCGCCGGCGCCCCGGGCCCAGCGTCCCATCTGTCCTCTCTCGTCGTTGAAGGCCATGGAGGATCCTCCCTTCTGTTCAGGTCATGTTGTGAGGCCGCTTTTCATGCCGGCCCGGCGAGGGCTCGAACCAGAACGAGGGCGATACCGACGAGGATCATCTGGACGACCCAGCCGACCGCGCAGACCCCGACGGCCCGCAAGGTGCT
Protein-coding sequences here:
- a CDS encoding protease modulator HflK → MAFNDERGQMGRWARGAGDWEDLGSRLPRLPQFSRKHILAVVIVILAIWLGSGFYIVGPGEQGVVRQFGK